The window GCACCGGTATCGATCGTCGACGGGACGTCGAACATCGTCGAGACCTTTTCCTTCGACGCGACGCCCATGAACGTCGTGCCGTGGGTTCTCGCGTAGAACACGTGTCCGGTCGAGTTGTTCGTGATTCTCACGAGCGGGTAGTTCGTCGCCGACTGCGCGTCGTCGCCGTACATGTTCGTCTGCGAGACGCCGTTGAATCCTTTTCCACTGATCTGATACGTGTTGCCGTGGGTGAGGGTCGTCGGCACCTTCGAGATGTGCGGCGCGTACTTGTGACCGCCTTTGCGGCTTGACGTATAGACCTCGATATCCGTCGAGCCGTCGATCTCGAGAACTTGGCCCGTCGGGAGCACCATGAGGCGAATGTTATACGTCGAGTCGTTCGGCGCGTCGGGCGGCGCGGTGATCTGCTTGAGCTTCTTGCCGTTGAACAGGTAGAACAGCGCCGGCGCTTGATAGAGGCCGGGACTCGCCGGAATCATCACTTGGCCGTCCGTCAGAAGCGCCGAGGGGCCGTCTGCAACGTCGAGCTGCTGTCCGCTGACGACCGGGAAGGTTGGACCCTGGACGAACGTCGCGCTTTTCGAGTTATAGATCGCGGTATAGCCGCTCGCGCCGGCGACGAAAACCGTGCCGTCGGGACGCAGCGTGGACGGCCCGATCTCTTCTCCGGAAGTCAGGTTCACGGGCGCCGCAGTCGTCGAGGTCCACGTATTCGACTTCTCGCTGTACAGCTGCGCGCCGGGCTCGGAGATAACGTTCACGACGAACACGTCGCTGTTAGGAAGCAGCGCCCAGCCTTCTTCGCTGTTCGCATCGGTCTTGCCGTTGCCGGGCCCGGTCTGCGTCCACGAGAGCGACGTCTCGTTGAGGAGCGCCTGATACGTGTAGCAGCAGTTGCCGATCATATACGTGCCGTCGTCGAGAACGACGCTCTGACCGTCGCCGATCGATCCCCAGCCGCTCGGCGCCGCGACGGCGGTCCAGCTGTTGGCGACCGGATCGTAGATCGCGCCCAGCGGCGTCTCGACGGGGCTGCACGAACCGCCGTTATACTCGCCGCCGTTGACCATGACTTTTCCGTCTGCGAGTACCGCTGAGGCAAAGTAGAGCGGTCCGTAGTTCGACGGCATCGACGCCATCTTCGTCCACGTGCCGTTGACGTAGTTGCCGGTCTGATCCGGCTTGAGGCTATACCAGTTCGGCGTGCAGTAGTCGTGAACGAGGATCGTGCCGTCGGTCATCTGCAGCGGCGTATCCGGACCGTTCGTCCACGAGGGAGCCGACGCGATCTCTTGCCAGCCGGCCGCGCGCGCGCGTTCGCGCTCGGCCGCGGTGATGCGGTGCCGGTGCGCCGGCGGGCGCGGCGGCGTATGCGCGAGCCGCAGGAAACGCGGCTTGCCGGGCTCCGGCGCCGGCAGATGCGCGGCATACGGCGGGGCCGCTACGTTCGAAGTCGTCGCCGGCGTCGTGGCGCTCCCGCCGCTGCACGCCGTGAAGAGCAGCGCCGCGGCGGCGCCTGAAAGAAAAACCTGGGTGCGTTGCATGATACCTCCGAGTGCGTGGGTCACGAGCGCCGCGTGACGCGGTGCAAGGTCCGCGCCTTCGGGGGAGAACGGAGCTCGGTCGTGATTAGCGCTTTCTGCGTCCGCTCGCTTTGCGGGCTACGGCCTTGCGCACCGCCGTCTTCTTTGCTGCCTTCTTGCGGGCGCCGCCGCCGCGAGTGCCGCGCTTTGCCATGACGGCGTCGCGCAGCGCCTTTGCGGCCAAAAACTTGAAGACGCGCTTCGCCGGGACTTTCACTTGCTCGCCGGTTGCGGGGTTGCGGGCCATGCGGGCCGCGCGATCGCGCACTTTGAATTGACCGAAGCCCGGGATCTTGACGGGCTCGCCGGCGATTACCGAAGCTTCGATGTCTTCGAACACGCCGTCAATGAGTGCGACCGCGTCCTTGCGCGAAATCTCGAGGCGATCGAGCGCCGAGCGCACCAAATCTACTTTGTTCATCTGGTCCTTTCGTGTGAAAAAAGCAGCCGTTTTCTACGAAATGCTTCGCGCTGCTTGCTACGAGATGATGATGGACTCCTTGTTTGAAATCCGGCTCCAATGGCCGCCAAGGTCGTGATTTTTCAGCCCGGGCCGCTGCGCGGCGAGGTCGGCGTTCCCGGGGATAAGTCGATCTCCCATCGGGCGCTCATCGCCGGCGCCTGCTGCAACGAGCCGTTGCGCATCGCTCGGCTCAACCAGGGGCGCGACGTGCTTGCGACGCGCGAGGCGCTGACGGCGCTCGGCGCGCGCATCGAAGCCGATGGCGACGGCGTCGTCGTCCACGGCGGGCGATTGCACTCGCCGCCGGGCGCCCTGGAGTGCATGAACTCGGGCTCGACGGCGAGGATGCTCCTTGGCGTCTGCGCCGGCGCGAACGTAGCCGCTCGCTTCGATGGGGACGAATCCTTGCGATCCCGTCCGATGGAGCCCGTCGCCGCACAACTGCGAGCGTTCGGAGCGAGAATCGAGACGACGGGAGGTCGGCTCCCGCTCGCGATCGCCGGCACGCCGGAGATCGAGACGCGGCGCTTCATCCTGCTTGAACCCTCCGCCCAAGTGAAGTCCGCGCTGCTCTTTGCCGGTCTCTTCGCGGGCGTGAGCGTCGACGTGACCGGCGATCGCGGCTCGCGCGACCACACGGAGCGTCTCTTGCGCTACCTCGCCGCCGAGATCGAATGGAACGGCCGCGAGATCCGTCTGGGGGAGGCGCGTCCAGCGAGCAGGCCGATCGAGGTCGCCGGCGACTTCTCCGCCGCAGCCTTCCTCATAACGGCGGCGGCGGTGACGCCGGGGAGCTCGATCGTCGTGAGGGACGTCGGAACGAATCCAACCCGGACCGGCCTGCTCGACGCACTGCTCGCCATGGGGGCCGCGGTGGAGCTTCGGCGGCCGCGGACGCTCTGCGGCGAGCCCGTGGCGGACGTCGCCGTCGAATGGCGCCCACTCCGGGGCACGACGGTATCGGAGGGCGTCGCCCTCCGGGCGGTCGACGAGATCCCGCTCATCGCGGCCGCGGGCGCCTTCGCAGCGGGAGCTACTGCGATCTCCGGCGTCGCAGGTCTGCGGGCCAAAGAGTCGGATCGGATCGCCGCCATCGAGCGGCTGACGGCCGCCGTCGGCGTCGAGGCCAGTTTCGAGCGTGGAGTCCTGACCGTCCGCGGAGGCCGGCCCGCGCCGACCGGCGCCGCCATCGAGACGCAAGGCGACCACCGCATCGCCATGACGGCTGCGGTTCTGGCCTGCGGGGCGGGGCGGATATCGGCGGACGGCGAGGAGAGCCTCGACGTCAGTTTCCCGGGCTTTCGAGCGGCCTTGGACGGCCTGCAGCGGGGTTAGGCTGCGGGCTCCGCTTTGGCGGACGGCGAGGGCTTCGGCGGCTCTTCTTTCGGCTTCTCGGCCGCGGTATCGCTCTTGACGCTCGAGCCCGATGTCGATCCCCTCGAATCGGTTACGTAGAAGCCCGAGCCCTTGAACAGGACCGGGGCCGGATTGAAGACGCGGCGCAGGGGCGCCCCACAGGCCTCGCACGGCTCGCCGTAGGTCTCGTCGAAGCCGTGGCGCACCTCGTGGACGCGGCCGCACTTCGTGCAGGCATAGTCATAGAGCGGCATGGAGAGAGTATAGTTGTCTTAGCACTCGGGGTCAATGAGTGCTAGAAGTCGGCGAGGGCCGCCCCGTCCCGCTTGAACTCGACCAGGCCTTTGAAGTGCACGAGCGAGTCGTCGAGCGCGCTCGCCACGCGCCGCCCCCGCTGCCACCGGTCCAGAATCGCGCCGACGCGTCCGTGGTACGCCGGGTAGGCCAGGCGGACGTGGAGCCGTGAGGACGTCGTGCGCCGCTCGATTCTAAACTCGAGCCGCCGGCGAAGCGAGTATGCCCCGACGAGCGAGAGGCGGTAGTTGGAGATCAGGCCGTCGATCTCGTAAAGCTCCTCTTCCTCCCCGGGAAGCCACGAACGCAGCGCTACCTCGCTGCCGAGCCGTAACTCTGGCTCCGCGCCGGCACGGCGCGCGCTGCGTAGGAAGGAAAGCCACACCGGCCATTTTTCGACCGCGCAGAGCAGCGCGAACGCCTCTTCAGCGGGGCAATCGAGGTCGAGGCTGGCGGCGTGCGTTTGGAGTCCCGGTATGAATGCGTCGTCGCGAATCGCCATATCGGAAGAATTACTTTGCGCGTCGCGCACTCGCGTCCTTCGCCTGCGTATCCACAACGAAATGTGGATCGTTATGAACTGATTTCACCGCTCGTCACCCCGACGGCAAAAAGCGTTAACGTCTCAACGCCGAGCCGCAGCGCCGCCTCGTCGATCCGAAAGAGCGCGCTGTGACCCGGATGAATCGCTCCGGAAGATTCGCTGCGAACGCCGAGCCAGATCATGAGGCCGGGAACGCGCTCCGCGAAGTACGAGAAGTCTTCCGCGCCCATCGTCGGGGGCGCGTCCGCGAACCGCAGCGAGCTGCGCTCGCGCGCGTAGCGCGTAAAGCTCGCCGCGAGGCCGGCGTCGTTGACGACCGGCGGATAGCCGCGAATCACGCGTATCTCTACCTCGACGTTGTACGCCGACGCGACGCCCGTAACGATGCGGCGCAGGCGCGTTTCGAGTTCGTCGCGCACGACGGGATCGTGCGCGCGCAGCGTGCCGCTAAGCTTCACTTCGTCGGCGATGATGTTGTTGCGATACCCGCCCTCGATCGTGCCGACGGTAACGACCGCGCTCGCAAGAGGATCGCTTTCGCGCGCGACAATGTTCTGTAGCGCCAGCACGACCGCGGCGGCGGCGGGGATCGCGTCGATCGCACGGTGCGGGTAACCGCCGTGCCCTCCGCTGCCGTGAATCGTCAGGTGAAATTCGTCGGCAGATGCGTTTGCGGGGCCGTGCCGAACGCCGATCGTTCCGACGTCGAGCTTCGAGTCGACGTGCAGCATCGCGATCGCCTCGACGCCCCAGCGATCGAGCGCGCCTTCTTCGATCATCGGCAGCGCGCCGCCGGGACCTTCTTCGGCCGGCTGGAAGATCAGGACGACGCTGCCGTGCAGATCCGCTTTGCCTTTCGAGAGAACGTGCGCGGCGCCGAGCAGCATCGCGGTGTGCGCGTCGTGTCCGCAGGCGTGCATCTTCCCCGCGATCTCCGAGGCGAAGGGCAGCCCGGTGCGCTCCCCGATCGGCAGCGCGTCCATGTCGGCGCGCAGCCCGGCGACCGCTCCCGGCTTCGCGCCTTCGATTCGCGCGACGATCCCCGTTCCGGCGGCTCGCCGGTGCTCGATTCCGAGCGCGTCGAGTTCGCGCTCGACGAGCGCGGCCGTCTCGTGCTCCTCGAAGCCGAGCTCCGGCCGGCGATGAATCGACCGCCGCAGCTCGACGATTCGCGCGGCTAGGGCATCGTTTACCTCGGTCACCATTGCGAGCGAAGTTACCACACCGGTACTTTCGTTCCCGCCGCCGAAACGGTACGCATCGCAATGATGACCCCCGACCTCGCGTTCGCGCTTTTGATCAACCGCACGACCGCCTTCTACAAGGCCAGTCCTCCCACGTACATGACGTACGTCGAGCACACGCACGTTAGCGCGCCGACGCTCGGCCGGGCGCAGGATATCGATCGTTCGATCGCGGTACGCGTCGCCGACGACTACGCGGTCATGAAGGATCTGCCCAACGGCGGCGAGCGCGTCGGCCAGGCGTTTCCGATCGTCGCCTATTTCGATCCGATGTCGAGCTTCAAGTTTAGTTACTTCGCGAACCTCAAGCGCGTCGACATCGCGTTGGAGCGCGGCGCTCCCTTCACCCTCGCGATACCCGAGCCCGACCCAAGCGTCAACGTCGTCGTCCCGTACAATAGCTACTGGGCCGCCCGCTATGCCGCGGACTCGAACGACGCGGCGATCCATCTGCTGATCGATCCGACGCCCCGCGTGCGCCAGGGGCTCTATCCGTCGGAGATCGTCGAAGACGCAGCGACGCATCTGCCGTCGAAGATCGAGATGCGCGTCGCCGGGGGCAGCGACGAGATGATTTCCCTAGACTACTCCGTCGTGGACGGGCATTGGGTCATCGTCCACGGCACGTTCAGCCAGACGATGCACGTCGCGTTTCTCACGTATAAGATCGTCGCCGACATTACGTTCAGCGAGATTGCCTTTCCAACCGAGGCTCCAGATCCACGCTTGAGCGGTACGCCCGTGCCGGCTTCCGCTCCAACTCCGTAGGCGCTACCCACATATAAACGTTCGGGATCAGCAGCAGCGTCAGCACCAGCGAGCTGAAGACGCCCCCGATTACGACCATGCCGAGGCTGGACCGCGAGGCGGATCCCGGATCGAGCGCGAGCGCGAGCGGAACGTTGCCGGCCATCACCGAGAAGCTCGTCATGATGATCGGGCGGAACCTCGTGTGGGCGCTCTCCGTAATGGCGGAAAGCTTGTCGAGGCCGCGCGCTCGCAGGGTGTTGGCATAGTCCACCAAGAGTATCCCGTTCTTCGTCGCTATGCCGATCAGGAGAATCGTTCCGATCAGCGAGAAGAGGTTGAGCGTACGATGCGTTAGGAAGAGCGCTCCGATCGCGCCGATCGCGGCGACCGGAACCGAGAAGATGATGATGAGCGGCGAGACGTAGCTGTTGTAGAGCGCGACCATCAGCAGGTAGACGAGGACGATCGAGACGATCATCGAGAGCCCCATGCCGACGAGCGTCTGGTGCATGAAGTCCTGCTGGCCGAGCGGGGCCGGGCGCACGACGATGTTCGGCGGCAGATGGAGCGAAGGGAGCCGCTTGATCAGGCCGCGCTCGACGGCCGAGAGCGACGAGTTTCGGGCATAGTTGGCCGAGACGTGGATGACGTTGTTGCGATTCGTCCGCGTGATCAGCGGCGAGGTCGGCGTCGATTCGAAGCGCGCGATGTCGCCGAGATAGACGAGCCCGCCGCTCGAGGAGCGGATCGCGACGGACTTGAGAGCATCGATGCTCGTCTGGTAACTCTGCGGATAGATCACCTGCACTTGCTCGAGCCCCGAGGTCGTCTCGAACTGCGTCGCAACGCTGCCTCCGAACGCCGCGCCCGCCGCCTGGGCCGCCTGCCCGAGATCGACGCCGAGCGCCTGGGCCTTATTGCGATCGAACTGAATCGAGATCTCCGGGGCGAGCTGCGTCCCGCTGCTGTTGACGCTTATCGCGCCCGGCACTTTCTCCAGCAGCCTCTCCACTTGCAGCGCGTACGACGTCGGGTCGCCGCCGGTCACGTCGGTTACGAGAAAGTCTATGGGCTGCGCGTTGCCCCCGGCGGTCGAGGTGGCCGGGACGACGACGGCGGTTACGTCCTGCGGCAGATTCTTCTGCGCGAGATCGCGAAACTGCGTGACCCAGTACGACGTTGGGTGACGCCGTTTGTCCTTGAGCCAGATGTGGATCTGCCCGACGTTGCTCTGCGCGACGAACCCGCCGAACGAGGCGGCGTACGCCCCGGCGACCGCGGTGTTCGCGAACGTGTCGGGCGTGCCCAAAATCTTTTTTTCCAGATCGAACGTGCCGTTCTCGACCGTCGCGATCGGCGTGCCGATGGGATAGACCAGTTGAAGGTATATCTCGCCGCGATCCACTTGCGGAATGAACTCCTCGCCGACGGCGCCGAAGCCGACGAGTGCCAGCGCGAGCACGGTGCTCCCCGCGCAGAAGAGCGCGACCGCGCGGCCGTGCGCGAGGCTCCAGGGCAGGACGCGTTGCGTGTACCAGTTCCGCGTCTCGTCGAACTTTCGCCCGAACCAATCGACGATGCCCCAGGGCTTCCAGTGCGATCGCAGCGCCCAGAGACCGGCAAGCGTCGGCGTGATCGTGAAGGATACGAAGAGCGAGGTGAGCGTCGAGATGACGACGACGATCGCGAATTCCGCAATCTGCCGGCCGACCTGGCCCTGAATGAATGCGATTGGGAAAAAGACGACGACGTCCACGAGCGTGATCACGACGGCGGCGGCGCCGATCTCCTCGCGGCCTCGGACCGCCGCTTCCTCCGGCGGCTGCTCGAGCTCGGTGAAGTGGCGCTCGATGTTCTCCAGCACGACGGTGGAATCGTCCACGAGGATGCCGATCACGAGCGACATCCCGAGGAGCGAGATCGTGTCGATCGTGAGGTGCAGGAGCTTCATCGCCGTCACGGCGATCGCGAGCGAGGTCGGAATCGAGACGCAGACGACGATCGCGCTGCGCCACGACCGCAGGAAGAATACCATCGCGAGGCCGGTCAGCACGATCGCAAGGATCAGAGTCCGCGTGACGATCTGAATCTGCTGGTTGGTGAACTTCGATTGGACGTTGATGACGCGGAAGTGTATCTCGGGAAATTGCTTCTCGATCTGCGGAAGCGCCCGGAGGACGTTGTTCGACGCGTCGACCTCGCTGCCGTTCGCGCTCTTCTGCACCTGCATGAACAGCCCGGTCTCGCCGCTGATATGCGCGTATTGGAGGCGAGGCTCGTAGCTCTCCGTCACCGTTGCGACGTCGCCGACTCGAACGACCGAGTTGCTCGCGCTCCACGGATTGACGACGCCGGGGAGCGCCGCCATGCCGCCTTTATAATCCTCGACTTGGGCGCCCGTCGAGTTCGCGACCGATGCGAGCGCGCCGCCCGCGCGAACGATCGCGAGGTTGCGGACGCTGTCGAGGCTTTGAATGTCGCCCCGAATGTCGATCGTGGTCTGGCGGTTCGGCTCGTAAGCAAAGCCGCCGGGAACGCGCTGGTTGTCGGTTTGGAGCGTGCCGACCACGTCGTTGAGCGTCAGGTTCGCTGCGGCGAGCCGGACGGGGTCGACGACGACCTCGTAGGCGGGGGTGACCGAGCCGCCGACGTTGACGAACGAGATCCCCGGCACTTGCTCGATCTGCGGCGCGATAACGTTGACGGCGTAGAGCGCGAGTCGCGAGAGCGAGAGCTTCTCGGAGTAGATCGCGAGCGTGACGACGACCGACTGCGTCGGATCGTAGAGGTTTACCGTCGGCGGCGTAAGGTTCGTCGGCAGGTAGCGTTCCGCCGATTGAATGGCCTTATTCGTCAACGCGAGGTCGGTCGCGGTGTCTGAGCTGATGTCGAAGATCGCGGTGATCGTCGCCTGGCCTTGCTGCACGACGGAGTTAAACGTTTGGAGATCGGCCGTTCCGGCCAGGCTCTGCTCGATCGGCTGCACGATGTTGTCGCGCATCTCCGTCACCGAGGCGCCGCTGTAGCCGACGGATATCGTGACCGTCGGCTGCGTGACGTCCGGGTAGAGCTGCTTCACGATCGTTGCGGTCGAAAGGAGGCCGGCGAAGATCATGAGCGAGACGATGACGAAGACCAGCGTCGGCCGATTGATGAAGAGCCTGGTCAGGCTAAAGTTCACTGCTGGAACGAGACCTTCTCTCCGTCTCCCACGCTCGTCTGACCGTTGCTTACGATGCGAGTGCCCGCGGGCAATCCGGTGACGACCGACGTCGTGCCGTCGCTTGCGGTTTCGGCGACCTTGACGGTCTTGATGCTGCCGTCGGGCAGGACGGTCATGACCGCGTCGTGGTTGTCGTCGGTGAAGGCGCTCACCGGGACGCGTATGCCGCGAATCGGCGTCGTCGCGATCGTGCCCTGCACGACCATGCCGGGACGGAGCCGCTGCTGTGGGTTGGGGAGGAGCACTTTCACCTGAAAGTCGGTCGATCCCGGGTTGATCTCGTTGAGGACGCCCGTCACGCGACCGGCAAAATGCTGCGAGCCGCTGAGATCGACGGCGATGATGCTCGCAGGCGCGCCGTTTTCGATCCGCGCGACCTGCTGGCTCGACGCGTGCAGCACGGCGTAGATCGGATTGACCTGCTGCAGCGTGAATATCTCTCGATTCCCGGGATACTCGCCGGGATTGATGTTGCGGTTGACGACGACGCCGTCGATCGGCGAAACGATCGTTGCCTTCGCGATCTGCACGCGCACCTGATCGGCCTGCGCGAGCGCTACCTTCACCTGCGCCTGCGACTGTTGCACCGCGGAAGCCTGAAGCCCGCCGCCGGAGAGATTTCCGTTCGCCTGCACCGTCGAGCGCGCCGAGGCGAGGTTGGCGTTCGCCGAGCTCAACGCTTGCTCGTCGTTCTTCACGATCGTCGCCTGCGCGTCCGCCGACTGCTGCGAGATGTATCCCTGCGCGAGCAGATTCTGGTCGCGCTGCAAGTTCAGCCGGTCGTTCGCGAGCGTCTGCTTCGCCTGCGCGACGGCGGCTTCGTCGGTCTGCTGCGTGTCCACGCCCTGCGCGATCGAGAGCGATCCTTGGTAGACGGTATGGGTGGCGCTGGCCCGATTGCTATTTGCGGTTGCGAGGTCCGATTCAAGTTGCGCCTCGAGATCGGCCGTGTCGAGCCGCGCAAGCACCTGCCCCGCTTTTACGGGATCGCCTTCGCGAACGAGCACGGAATCCGCAGGCTCGGCGAGCGTGCTCTGCATCGCGACGTTCTGATACGGGGCGACGATCCCGGCGAGCTGCCGGCCGGGCTCGATCTCGCCGAAGGCGGCGACCGAGGTCTCTACGAACGGGGCCGCCTGCGCGGGGGCTTGGCGCGCCGCGCAGCCGCTTCCGGCCAGGATGGCGAAAGCGAGGGGGAAGAGCGGCGAGGGCCTGGCGCTCGGCTTCATGGCTGGCCCGATTGTAACGAAAGGCTGCGTTCGGAGTCCTGGAGTGAGTCTGAGAATGAGCGAGGGTGAGCCGCCGCGCGTCCTGGTCGTCGACGACGAACGGGGCCTGCGCGAGCTGCTCGAACTCGGGCTGGGACAAGCCGGTTTCTCGGTCCGCAGCGTGACCGAGGAGTCGGCCGCATTTGCGGTGCTCGAGTCGTGGCAGCCGGACGTGATCGTCCTCGACGTCATGCTCCCCGGTCGCGATGGGTTCGAGCTGCTTCCCGAGATACGGCGGCTGACGACCGCGCCCGTCGTAATGCTCACGGCGCGCACCGAGGTTGCCCAGCGCGTCGCCGGCCTCTCCGCGGGGGCCGACGATTACGTCGGCAAACCGTTCGACCTCGAAGAGTTGGTCGCACGGCTACGGACGCTTCTGCGGCGCCCGCAGATCGAACGGCGCGAGACTTTGACCTACGAGGATCTCAGCATAGACGTTCCCAGTCGCGCTGTCTACCGAGGCAACCGCCGCATCGAGCTCTCGGCGCGGGAGTTCGATCTTCTTCGCGTCTTCGCGGAGAATGCGGGAGAGGTGCTCACCCGCTCGCAGCTGCTCGATATGGTCTGGGGCATCGATCGCGACGTGATCCCGAACACCGTCGAGACCTACGTCTCGTTTCTTCGCGCGAAGATCGATAGCGGCGAGTCCGTAAAGCTCATTCAAACGCTGCGTGGCGCCGGCTACGCGTTGCGTGCGGCCGCGCCGTGAGCACGCGGCTCGCGCGCCGGATCCAGACGCTCGCCGCGATCGAGATCTCGCTGCTGCTCTCCGCACTGCTGATCGCCGGCGCGCTGCTCGCCTTCGGCTTCTATATCCACACGCTCCAGAACGAGTTGAGCGGCACGCGAGCGCAACTGCTCGCCGCGCTCTCGCGAGCGCCGTTGCCGAACGCGCGGGCGGGAGGCAACTTCGCCGGATCGCTCCTGCTCGGAACGGGCAGCGAGATCGTCTTTCTCGACGCGACGACGCGCGTGACGGTCTATCGCTTCCACCGCGCGGATCCGCAGCCGATCGTCGTCGTGCGAAACCGCGGCGACCTTTCGGGCGATCCTCGTCCCTCCGGCCCGCTCACGCGGGTCATTCTCGGGCTCGCGACGGCCTTCGGTCTTCAATCGCTCTACGCACACGTCGGAGCGCTCTACATCATCGTCAAGAGCAACGACCTTACGCTCGTCTCGAGCGTCCGCGCCTTCGCGCTTCCGCTGCTCGTCGCGCTCCTCGTCGCCGTCGCGTTGGGCTTCATGATCGCGCGCGTTCTAACGCGGCAGGCGCTGCGGCCGCTCGACGACGTAACGGCCGCGCTCCAGCGCTTCGCGTCCGGCGACCTCACGCCGCAGCTCATCGCGGCCGACCAGCGCCACGAATTAGGGGCGCTGGCCGCCGCCTACAACGGGGCGATCGAACAGATGGAACGCGCGTTTGCGGCCCGCGACCGAGCGAACTCCGGGATGCGGCAGTTCATCGCGGACGCCGGGCACCAGTTGCGAACGCCGCTGACCGTCGTACAGGGCTTCATTGCGATCCTGCGGCGCGGCGGCTTCGAGAGCCCGCCCGACCGCGATCGCATCCTCGACACGATGAACGATCAGAGCCGCATCATGGGCTCGCTCATCGATAAGCTCATCCTCCTCGAACGGTGGGAGAGCGTCGACGGAGAACCGCCCGCCGCGCCGATCGACGTCGGCACGCTCGTCGCCGATCTCGTCGCGCCGATCGCCGACGCGCATCCGAATCGCCGGTTCGCGCTCGCGACGCCGCCCGGAATACTCGCCTCGATCGATCCGACGGAGCTCGGGCACGTCGTGACCAACCTGGCAGACAACGCCCTGAAATACGGCGTCGGTGAGATCACGATCGCGGTGCGCTCGCAGCGCGGCGACGCGGTAATCGAGGTCGCCGATCAAGGCCCCGGCATCGCCTCGAGCGACTCCACTCGCGTCTTCGATCGGTTCTATCGGGGCGCGCAGCGCGACGTCTCCGGCTCCGGACTCGGCCTCGCCATCGTAAAGCGCGCGGTCGAACGCGCGCACGGCACCATATCGCTCGACACTAGCCCGTCAGGCTCACGCTTCACGGTCCGCTTACCCCTGCGCCCTTCGTCCTTCGACACGCGCGCTTCGCGCGCGGCTCAGGTTGACACCAGAAATTCACGATGACACGCTAGGAGGCGCCGGCTGACGTAATGCTAAGGAGGCTCCGACCGACGAGCGGAGCCATGGATGGCGAGAGCGAGGAGGCGGCGCAGCCTGAGCGCAGCCGTGATGGCGGAGCGAAGAGCGTCTCCGAAGCGTTACGTCAGCCGGCGACGACGATTATCTGGCGGAGAGGGTGAGATTCGAACTCACGGAACGCTCAACACGTTCGCCCGCTTTCGAGGCGGGTGCCTTCAACCACTCGACCACCTCTCCGAGGCCTTGGGTTGGGATGACCCGCGCGTTATACCTGCTTGCTCTCCGAGCGGCGCTCTCGGAAGAAGCGCTGCAGCTGCGCTGCAGCTTCCGCTTCCAGAACTCCGGCCGTCACGTCGATGCGGTGGTTCGTGCTCGGCGAGCGGAGGATATTGAAAGCGCCGCCGTCGGCCCCGCCCTTCGGGTCGCGCGCGCCGTAGACGACGCGTTTGATCCGCGCCGCGATCATCGCGCCGGCGCACATGACGCACGGCTCCTTCGTTACGTAGAGCGTCGCCTCCGAGAGCCTCCACGCACCGGCACGCCGCGCGGCTTCCCGTAAGAGCAGCATCTCGGCGTGTGCCGTAGGATCGCGGCGGCTCTCCTTCTCGTTCTTCGCTTCGAGGACGAGACCGCCGGCGACGAGGATCGCGCCGATCGGCACGTCGCCGCAGCGTCGCGCTTCCTCCGCCAGCTCGAGCGCGCGTCGCAGGCGCGTTTCGTCGTCAGTCATCGGCTTTAGCGATCGCGAATGCGCGCCCGGAGGGATTCGAACCCCCGATCCCAGCCTTCGGAGGGCTGTGCGTTATCCAGCTACGCTACGGGCGCACGCGATCGCGGCTACGTTCGAGGGGCGTCGGGCGGCGAGCCCGCGCTCGGGATGTGCTTGAAGAGATCGAGTTTATGATCGACGAGCGTACGGTAGAACTTGCGCACGCAATCCGGATGCCCGAAAAAGTACGTGCGCGCGTATGCGAGGTCTTCGCCGGAACTGTCCGGCACGTAGTGTGAGATCTCGATCTCCTCCATCTGGC is drawn from Candidatus Binatia bacterium and contains these coding sequences:
- a CDS encoding efflux RND transporter permease subunit, which encodes MNFSLTRLFINRPTLVFVIVSLMIFAGLLSTATIVKQLYPDVTQPTVTISVGYSGASVTEMRDNIVQPIEQSLAGTADLQTFNSVVQQGQATITAIFDISSDTATDLALTNKAIQSAERYLPTNLTPPTVNLYDPTQSVVVTLAIYSEKLSLSRLALYAVNVIAPQIEQVPGISFVNVGGSVTPAYEVVVDPVRLAAANLTLNDVVGTLQTDNQRVPGGFAYEPNRQTTIDIRGDIQSLDSVRNLAIVRAGGALASVANSTGAQVEDYKGGMAALPGVVNPWSASNSVVRVGDVATVTESYEPRLQYAHISGETGLFMQVQKSANGSEVDASNNVLRALPQIEKQFPEIHFRVINVQSKFTNQQIQIVTRTLILAIVLTGLAMVFFLRSWRSAIVVCVSIPTSLAIAVTAMKLLHLTIDTISLLGMSLVIGILVDDSTVVLENIERHFTELEQPPEEAAVRGREEIGAAAVVITLVDVVVFFPIAFIQGQVGRQIAEFAIVVVISTLTSLFVSFTITPTLAGLWALRSHWKPWGIVDWFGRKFDETRNWYTQRVLPWSLAHGRAVALFCAGSTVLALALVGFGAVGEEFIPQVDRGEIYLQLVYPIGTPIATVENGTFDLEKKILGTPDTFANTAVAGAYAASFGGFVAQSNVGQIHIWLKDKRRHPTSYWVTQFRDLAQKNLPQDVTAVVVPATSTAGGNAQPIDFLVTDVTGGDPTSYALQVERLLEKVPGAISVNSSGTQLAPEISIQFDRNKAQALGVDLGQAAQAAGAAFGGSVATQFETTSGLEQVQVIYPQSYQTSIDALKSVAIRSSSGGLVYLGDIARFESTPTSPLITRTNRNNVIHVSANYARNSSLSAVERGLIKRLPSLHLPPNIVVRPAPLGQQDFMHQTLVGMGLSMIVSIVLVYLLMVALYNSYVSPLIIIFSVPVAAIGAIGALFLTHRTLNLFSLIGTILLIGIATKNGILLVDYANTLRARGLDKLSAITESAHTRFRPIIMTSFSVMAGNVPLALALDPGSASRSSLGMVVIGGVFSSLVLTLLLIPNVYMWVAPTELERKPARAYRSSVDLEPRLERQSR
- the aroA gene encoding 3-phosphoshikimate 1-carboxyvinyltransferase, translating into MAAKVVIFQPGPLRGEVGVPGDKSISHRALIAGACCNEPLRIARLNQGRDVLATREALTALGARIEADGDGVVVHGGRLHSPPGALECMNSGSTARMLLGVCAGANVAARFDGDESLRSRPMEPVAAQLRAFGARIETTGGRLPLAIAGTPEIETRRFILLEPSAQVKSALLFAGLFAGVSVDVTGDRGSRDHTERLLRYLAAEIEWNGREIRLGEARPASRPIEVAGDFSAAAFLITAAAVTPGSSIVVRDVGTNPTRTGLLDALLAMGAAVELRRPRTLCGEPVADVAVEWRPLRGTTVSEGVALRAVDEIPLIAAAGAFAAGATAISGVAGLRAKESDRIAAIERLTAAVGVEASFERGVLTVRGGRPAPTGAAIETQGDHRIAMTAAVLACGAGRISADGEESLDVSFPGFRAALDGLQRG
- a CDS encoding FmdB family zinc ribbon protein; translated protein: MPLYDYACTKCGRVHEVRHGFDETYGEPCEACGAPLRRVFNPAPVLFKGSGFYVTDSRGSTSGSSVKSDTAAEKPKEEPPKPSPSAKAEPAA
- a CDS encoding M20 family metallopeptidase; translated protein: MVTSLAMVTEVNDALAARIVELRRSIHRRPELGFEEHETAALVERELDALGIEHRRAAGTGIVARIEGAKPGAVAGLRADMDALPIGERTGLPFASEIAGKMHACGHDAHTAMLLGAAHVLSKGKADLHGSVVLIFQPAEEGPGGALPMIEEGALDRWGVEAIAMLHVDSKLDVGTIGVRHGPANASADEFHLTIHGSGGHGGYPHRAIDAIPAAAAVVLALQNIVARESDPLASAVVTVGTIEGGYRNNIIADEVKLSGTLRAHDPVVRDELETRLRRIVTGVASAYNVEVEIRVIRGYPPVVNDAGLAASFTRYARERSSLRFADAPPTMGAEDFSYFAERVPGLMIWLGVRSESSGAIHPGHSALFRIDEAALRLGVETLTLFAVGVTSGEISS